Proteins from a genomic interval of Lolium perenne isolate Kyuss_39 chromosome 1, Kyuss_2.0, whole genome shotgun sequence:
- the LOC127326000 gene encoding cysteine-rich repeat secretory protein 55-like → MASSSSPALLLMLLLPLLLANAARPCAGADPISTVCAKNGTSAQTQASIDQVLSSLVPRASASYYATATAGRSPSTIYGLAQCRGDVTRQDCALCIAAAAREVASTCRGSADGRVFYDYCLLRYSDANFIGLPDTGYTLILLNTQNATGVDLAAFDRAQAKLMSRVAAEAGQAARKGLARNTARLGGGGGAAKTTIYGLGWCTLDITAADCGLCVAQAVAELPNYCRYRRGCRVMYSSCIARYETYPFFFPLDGAGEPADQAGHLEKIVVNQ, encoded by the coding sequence ATGGCGTCCTCCTCGTCTCCGGCGCTGCTTCTCATGCTGCTGCTGCCGCTCCTGCTTGCCAATGCCGCGCGGCCGTGCGCCGGCGCCGACCCGATCTCCACAGTCTGCGCCAAGAACGGCACCAGCGCGCAGACGCAGGCCAGCATCGACCAGGTCCTCTCGTCGCTCGTCCCGCGCGCGTCCGCCTCCTACTACGCCACGGCCACCGCCGGCCGCTCCCCGTCCACCATCTACGGCCTCGCGCAGTGCCGGGGCGACGTCACGCGGCAGGACTGCGCGCTCTGCATCGCCGCCGCGGCGCGGGAGGTCGCGTCCACCTGCCGCGGCAGCGCCGACGGGCGGGTCTTCTACGACTACTGCCTGCTCCGCTACTCGGACGCCAACTTCATCGGCCTCCCGGACACCGGGTACACGCTCATCCTCCTCAACACCCAGAACGCCACCGGCGTCGACCTGGCGGCGTTCGACCGGGCGCAGGCCAAGCTCATGtcccgcgtcgccgccgaggCCGGCCAGGCCGCCAGAAAGGGGCTGGCGAGGAACACGGCTCggctcggcggcggcgggggcgccGCCAAGACGACAATCTACGGGCTCGGGTGGTGCACCTTGGACATCACGGCGGCAGACTGCGGGCTGTGCGTGGCGCAGGCGGTGGCGGAGCTCCCCAACTACTGCCGGTACCGGCGCGGGTGCCGCGTCATGTACAGCAGCTGCATCGCGCGCTACGAAACCTACCCGTTCTTCTTCCCGCTCGACGGCGCTGGCGAGCCAGCCGACCAGGCCGGGCATCTCGAGAAGATCGTCGTCAATCAGTGA